CTTTTTATACCACGGAGGCTTTTAAAAGTGAGGGAAACAACGGGCCACAATACCGAACAGTTCATTTGGGTACCGATTTTTGGTTACCGGCAAAAACTCCCGTCCACGCTCCCTTTGATGGAGTTGTGGAAATAATTCATAATAATAATTTTGATAAAGATTATGGCCCGATGCTTATCTTAAAGCACACCTTTAAAGACCTAAAGTTCTACTCACTTTACGGGCATCTATCGCTAATGTCGCTGGAAATTTTACAAGTAGGTCAAAAAGTAAAACAAGGCGATCGTATAGCCTATATTGGCAAATCTTCCGAAAACGGCAACTGGGCACCGCATCTTCACTTTCAGCTTATTTTAGATCTTTTGGGCAATAACGAAAACTTCAACGGGGTGGCTTTGCCTTCAAAAGTTGCAGTTTGGAAAAGTATCTGTCCGAATCCGGATTTCATTTTTAAGGAAAAATTAAACACTTCCGAAGAAAAGATTTCCGAAGAAAATATTATTAACTTCAGAAAGGATCATCTCGGAAAAGGCTTGAGTCTTTCATACGACAAACCGTTGCATATCGTGCGAGGCGAAGGTGTCTATTTAACAGACATCAACGGCAGAAAATATTTAGACACCGTAAATAATGTAAACCACGTTGGGCATCAACACCCGAAAGTAGTGGAAGCTGGCCAAAGACAAATGGCCGTTTTAAATACCAATACCCGCTATCTGCATCAAGAAATTATTGCGTACGCCGATGCACTGTTGAAAAAATTACCGCCACATTTATCGGTTATCCATTTTGTAAACTCAGGTAGCGAAGCCAATGAACTCGCACTGCGAATGGCAAAAACCGTTACGGGCAATAAAAACTTTTTGGCCGTTGAAGTTGGATATCACGGTAATACAAATGCGGTCATGGACGTGAGCTCGTATAAATTTGAAGGTGAAGGAGGTTTTCCAAAGCCCGAAACAACACATATTCTTCCACTTCCAGATTCATTCCGAGGGACATATTTAGGGGAAAATTGCGGCACCAATTACGCAAATCACGCTAAGAAAATAATTGCAAATCTAAAAGCCGAAGGAAAGGAAATAGCTGGATTTATCGGGGAAACACTAATTAGCTGCGGTGGACAAATTGTGCCTCCAAAAAACTATTTTAAAGAAGTTTACAAACATGTTCGCAAAGCAGGTGGTATATGCATTGCCGATGAAGTACAAACCGGTTTTGGCCGTATGGGTAAAACCTTTTGGGCCTTTGAACTTTACAACATTATGCCCGACATTGTAACCATGGGGAAACCTGCCGGCAACGGGCATCCACTGGCAGTGGTAGCGTGTACAAAAGAAATTGCCGAAAAATTTAATACGGGCATGGAGTATTTTAATACCTTCGGAGGTAATCCCGTTTCTTGCGCTATTGGCCTTTCAGTTTTAGAAGTTATAGAAGCGGAAAATCTACAGCAAAATGCGCTGAAAGTAGGAGGATATCTAATTGCTGGATTAAAGAAACTTCAGAAACAATTTCCTGTTATTGGCGATGTGCGCGGTGAAGGGCTTTTTTTAGGCTTTGAATTAAACGATTCGGATAAAAATCCCTTGCCCGAACACGCTACCTATTTAGCCAATAGAATGAAGCAACTCGGAATTTTAATGAGTATTGACGGACCCGATCACAACGTTCTAAAAATAAAACCACCAATGGTTTTCAATAAAGCGCACGCAAATGAGCTGTTGGTAAGATTAAAAACTGTTTTTACGGAAGATTATATGGTTCGTATTTAATACTATTTTTTTCAGTAAAAGCAGAGCTTCGATAGGTTTAAGAACCTTTCTTTTTTATTAAAAATGCATACGGTTCCATTCCTTTGGTCTGCTGAAAAACCACTTTTAAAACACCGATAAGCGGAAGCGAAATAATGGCTCCGACCATACCCCAAAGTACTGAAAATAGTATAACGCCAAAAACCGTAACGAAGGGGTTAAGATCTATTTCATCTCCAATTATCCATGGGGTTAACACATAATTTTCTACCAACTGTGCTGCCGAGATCACACCAATCACGATAAGAGCAGGTGTAGCGCCGGCATACAAATAAGAAAGGATTACTGCAATGCCACCCCCGATAAAATTTCCAACGTAAGGAATAATTGAGAAAAGTGCCGCAAATAGAGCTAAAAAAAATGCATACGGTACCGAACCTAATGTGAAACCGAGATAATATATTGCAAAGAGAAAAACCATAATTTTTCCTTTACCCAATAAATAACTACTTATAATTTTTTTTGAATTACTTAAAATAGTACCCATCGCAGCACTGTCTGAAACCAATTTCTTAAAAAACGTGATAAACATATCCCGTTGCATTAAAAGTAGAATGATGTACACGAAAATAAGCAGGGATTGCGAAACGAGATTCATTAACGAAGAAAGAAATGCACTGCCAAAACTTTCGGCTTTTTGGATTAACCTTTTGTTGTTTTCCAAGTAATCTTTATAATCCCAATTAAGGGTTTGGTTTGCCCATTCGGAGAGGTTGTTTAGCTTTCCAGCAGCCTTTTCCTTTATGGTGGGCCAATCGTTCGCCATGGTATTTACTTGTGAAGTAATAAGCCACGTTAGCAAGCTAAAAATTACGATCATAAGCAAGACAGATAGTGTAATAGCCAACCAAGAAGGCAGACCCCATTGTTTTAATTTTTCGGTAGGTTTGTCTAACACAATCGCAATAATCGCGGCCACGAGCAAAGGCATTAACAGCCCTGAACCAATATATAGAATTGTTAATATACCGCCTATAATCAGAAACGATTTTATAAGATATGAACCGGAAATTTCTATTTTAGAAGTGCTCAAAAGATTTTAAATTGGGTTATCGATAGTTTGTTTTGAAGTAAAGTTAGCTGAAATTTTTAAAATTGATTTGATTGTGTGCCATTTTAAACCCTTCAGTTTAAAAATAAATTTATCTTTAATCGAAACATTTAAATTATGAAAAAAATTATTCTATTACTGTGTTTAATCACTACCATACACGCCGCTTCCCAAACCGAAGTAACCGATAAAGAAGCCATTATTTCGGTATTAAGAATACAGGAACTTGCCTGGAACAATAACGATCTTGAAGGTTTTATGCAGGGGTATTGGAAAAGCGATTCCTTAAAATTTTACGGCAGCAAAGGTGTTACAAATGGTTGGCAAAAAACGCTGGATAACTATAAAAAAGGATATCCGTCAAAAGCACATACCGGAACATTAAAGTTTACTATAGACGCAATTACCAAAATTGAAAAAGATTCGTATTACGTAATGGGCCAATATCACTTAGTGCGTGATGCGGGCAATGCAAATGGTGTTTTTATGATTATTTTCAGAAAGATTGAAGGTGAGTGGAAAATTATTGCAGATTTAAGTTGTTAATTTCCTTTAATCCGCTCCCACAGATCTGTCAATAATTTTTTGGCCTCGCGGGTATCTTTTTCTTCTTCGGTAACGGTTACCTCGTTTCCAGTCTTTTCGATTAAAAAACTAAAAGCATACTTTTCGGCCTGCGGATCTACGCTTATCATTCCAAAACGAAGATCGTTTAAAAAAATACCTTTATCCTTTTCTGAAACTGTGTACCAACCTTGTGTAATTTTTATAAGGCGTTGCACTTTGTCGAATTCCCTTAAATTGCCTAGAGCTTCGTGATTCTTCGGATGCGAATAAAACTGAATGGGTTTGGAATCAAAAAACGAATAATCGCCTATTAAAAAGGCGTCTTTAGTTTCCACATTTGCCGTCCATAAAATCGTATTCAGTGGGCTGGGTTTGGTATCCAAAGCAAGGTAATCAATGTTTTGATGGTCTAAGGCAGACTGAAATTTAGTATAACTAATTCCTTTTAGAACAATAGTAAGCAACATATACGCGCTGCTTACAATTAAACCGAGATTATTATATTTTCTTCTTTTAATACTGCCTCTTTTCTGAAGCATTGCCAAAATTAAAAACACTAAAAATGGCAAGGTATAAAGCGGATCAATTACGAATATATTTTTATACGCCAACCGCAAATCTAAAGGCCAAAAGAGCTGTGTTCCCCAGGTGGTATGTGCATCTAATAACGGGTGTGTAACAAAGCACAAAAACCAAAACCACGACCATTCCTTTAAACTTGCCCGTTTGTCCCAGAGTGAAAGTAGCCACCCAAAAAGAAGTCCGAAAGTAACAGCAAAAACGATGGAATGCGTAAAGCCGCGGTGAATTTCCAAAGCGGTAACGGTATCGGTAAAATGGCTGGAAAGCACATCTAAATCAGGAATTGTACCTGCAATTGCTCCTAAAACCATTGCTTTATTCCCAATTTTTTTACCTAAAACCGCTTCGCCAACCGCCGCTCCTAAAACTATTTGTGTTACTGAATCCATTAAAAGCTAATATTTACAAGAGCCAAGCCGCGAAAATACACCCTTCCTCAATATAAAAAAAGGATGCTTTTTTAAAACATCCTTTTTTAGATAAAGTAGAAATTTTATAGTTTTATTTTGAAAGTTCCGCGATTAGCGTATATGCGGCATCACCGTGTTTGCCCGTAAAATATTTACCCCATTTTTTACCGCGTTCCATTCCGGAATCTCTTGGCCAAGCTTGGCTAATTAACTCGCCATTTTTATCGAACATTTTCTCCATATCGCATAAAGAATCAACGAAAAACGCTTCTATAAATTCGGTTTTATCGCTGCCCCAAGCGTGAACATTTGGGTAATATCCTTTGATGTATTCGTTCTTTGAAAGAACTTTAGCAAAATTATCTGCTCGCATTTCATCAAATTCCTTTTGCGAACCATCTTCCGGAAAAGTAAAATATGTTTTGCGAACGTAAAGCACTAAATCTTTCGTGTTGTCAGCAGGCAATAACTTGGCGCCATCAATCGGAGCATAAATTTCATCGGAATGGTATGCTGCAAAATAATCATTGCGTTTCTTAAAGAAATTAGCTCTCGCTTTGTCATCCGGCCAAGCTTGTTTTTCAAGTTCAGCACTGCGTTTAGCCGCTTTATCCATGGCTTCCCAAGAAGGGTATGTTTGCACATAAAGTACTTCGGTATTATCGGGTGAAAATAAATGTGTGTAAAAGGACGCAGACGTAACATGTTCGTTTTTACTTACAACTTTTTGTAAATATTCCTTTTCTAATGCCTTCCAATCACTCATACTGAAATCATCTTTATCCATATTCCAATGGTTCGTGGTAACAGACATATACTGTGGTCTGTTCGCATTTTGTGCAAAAAGGCTAAAATTAAATAGCAACATCATAGATGCTACTGCAATAAACTTAAGGTTGGTAGTTGTTTTCATAATTCCATAAAATTAAATTAGTATAAATATTAAAATTGATTACTAGTTTAATATTTGGGACAGACTGTAAAATAAAATTTTATGGAGGAAAGAGTGTATAGGAATCAGATTGCTAAATGTAAATAAAAAAACACAAACATCTATTAATGTGTAGCTTATATTTTTTTAATCTACAATTTGCATCTTTTTTAATAGAAAAGAGGCGTTCATGTTTTGGCAAATTCCGGGTTTAAAAGTATAGTCGAAATAAAGTTCGTCGTTTTCAATTCGAGCGTCGAAGAAATAATTTTTTACTTCGGACAAATCTTCAGCGGCGGCGCACAGACTTAAATCGTGCGTTGCGATAATTCCCGTAGAATTACTCGCAACGAGTTTCTCCACAAATTTGCGGGAGCCGATGGCCTTGTCTGTGCTGTTTGTACCCTTTAAAATTTCATCGAGAATAATAAAATAACGGTCGGTTTTAATTTCGTCCACAATAAATTTTAAGCGTTTTAATTCACTAAAAAAGTACGACTCATCATCGGTTAAACTATCGGTGGTTCGCATACTGGTAATAAGTTTTATTGGGTTGTATTCGGCTTTTTCGGCACAAACTGGCAGCCCAATATTCCCCATTACAATTTGAAGCGAAACCGTTCTTAAAAATGTACTTTTCCCAGCCATATTTGCGCCAGTAACAATAAAAAATTCTTCCGAGTTTATTTGAAAATCATTGCGAACCATCGTAGCTTCTTTCAGCAGTGGATGCCCCGCTCCTTTTACTTTTAGCACGGGAATTTTATCGTTTATTTCTGGAAAAATATAATTGGGATGATTAAATTTAAAATTCCCCAAACTGTTGTAGGCATCAAAAAGTGTTATGCTATTAAACCAAGCAGGGACGCTATCTTTATGCGTTTTAATCCACTTTTCTATATTGTAACATTGGCGCAGATTACGAAGGGTAAAACCATTGATAAGCGTACCAAAAATCATAATATTCCCCTGTTCCAAAACATCTAAATATCTTGCAAATTGTTTTACTACCGCAGATGTTTTTGTCTTGGACTGAATTACCGAATTTCGTTTTTTAGAAAGTATTTCAGAAGAAAAGTCCTCGTTTTCAATTTCTAAAATTAGTTTGTAAAATTGCTCGAAAGTACTCTGTATTTTTGAAGTATGCGAAGTAAGGTTATTTACTTTTTTTTGAAATATCCCTGAAATTATAATTCCCAATATAAGCCATCCAGCTGTAAAATAGCCCGATAAAACACCGAAATAATTGGCTACAATTAATCCAACGGAAACCGTTGTAAATACTAGTGAAAGAGGCTTAATCCAGTTGGGAATAAAAGCTTTGTACTGCTGTAACCAATCATTAACTTCTGAGGCTGGACTTTCAGTTTTTACCAAGGATGCAATTGCCGAATACCGCTGCCGCCATTCGGGTTTTTCAGAAATTTCTGCAATAGCTTTTTGCTTCTCTGAAATGGCTTCAATTTTGTTTTCAATAAAAATATTTGCCAAAAAATCGGAACCACTTAATAACGAGGTTCTATTTAAATATTGAAAAAAAGAGCCACGCCCAAAAAGATCTATATCCTGACTATAAAAATGAAGGGGGTTCTTATACTTTTCGCCGTCCGGCAAATGATGAAAAACCCGGTTTAACACTTCGAGTTCCGTCTCATTTTGGTCAATTAATGCTTTTTTTAAATCGCGTTGGTATTGAAGTTCGCTATGCTTTGTTACCAAATAGATAAAAATCACGATAGTTAAAAAAACAATAGTTAGTACTGCTTGGGCATTTCCGAAGAAAAAATACAACCCAACACACGCCGCTATAAAAACAAACAACCGAAGTGTACTGGAAACGGCCAATTTTTGTTTAAGTTTTTTTAAAGCTTGGGAATGTATTTCAATTTGTGTTTTATAAAAAGCTGAGGGATTATTCATTATGTGTTGGTTAAAACCTTTAGGGATTTAGCGATTTGGGGATATTGCAAAATTACAGATTTTTGAGCGCTGTTTTTAATTTTTTAGTAAGACTATCCACAACTAAATCGTACGAATGATCTATCAATTCCAGCAGCAAATTATGTGGCACATTTTGCTCTAATGCCACAGTATTCCAATGAACTTTACTCATGTGGTAGCCTGGCACAATTAAGCCTTCGTATGCTTCCCGCAGTTCAATGGCTCGTTCAGGATTACACTTTAAATTGGCTGTTGCAGGGTGGTTTTCCAAACCAACGAGGGCAAACATTTTACCCATTACCTTAAACACCAGCGTGTCTTCGCCAAAGGGAAAAGATTCGGTTACCCCTTTTTTGGAAATACAGTATTCTCTAAACTCTTCTATATTCATAAACTGCTAAATGGCAATGGTGCTCATTAATTTATTTTATAACCCAAGGTTGGTTTTTCATCAATGTAAATTAGCAAAATCTTTGCTCCTATAATTAAGGGCACGTTAAACTTTATTCGGTCTGCTTCTCTTTCTACAGATTTAATTGGTACAACTTGATCTCCATACGAATATGAAATTTTTGCAGGATTAATATTTTTTATGGAGAATAAAATTTCGTCGTAATATTCCTCTTCAAATAGCAAGCCACTTGTGGGAGATTCAATATCTGTAGGCAATAGCTCTCTTTTAATTATTAGAGGCATTGCCGCAAACT
This region of Aequorivita marisscotiae genomic DNA includes:
- a CDS encoding aminotransferase class III-fold pyridoxal phosphate-dependent enzyme, with the translated sequence MTKFSPQQASQIAEEYYNITAKATKLDGYVDENFFLSCSSPHKKKSLGKKFLLKISKEENVQQLDFQIEILKHLSTKKLDFSLSKIVENKGGKPLTTIENNKSARVLTWVPGRLWATVNPKTESLRNSLGNAAGKLTQALKDFSHPAAHKKLDWDLANAAWTKAHLNIFTREEKKMLSHFQNRFEKIQTTYKSLPKSIVHNDLNDYNILVSEDFKNPEITGFIDFGDSVFTQTINDLAIVLAYAMMHLPDPLSAGLEVINGYNKHYKLSENELECLYILVGIRLVITVTSAALKKAEFPNDEYFIISEKPAWELLQKWFQVNENFAYYSFRNACGYSAHPLEKKFETWAKSKQVTLKTMFPNVASEKIVNLDMSVGSTLLGNLSEYNDPEISKFKLKQFQKHHPKTILLNGYLETRPFYTTEAFKSEGNNGPQYRTVHLGTDFWLPAKTPVHAPFDGVVEIIHNNNFDKDYGPMLILKHTFKDLKFYSLYGHLSLMSLEILQVGQKVKQGDRIAYIGKSSENGNWAPHLHFQLILDLLGNNENFNGVALPSKVAVWKSICPNPDFIFKEKLNTSEEKISEENIINFRKDHLGKGLSLSYDKPLHIVRGEGVYLTDINGRKYLDTVNNVNHVGHQHPKVVEAGQRQMAVLNTNTRYLHQEIIAYADALLKKLPPHLSVIHFVNSGSEANELALRMAKTVTGNKNFLAVEVGYHGNTNAVMDVSSYKFEGEGGFPKPETTHILPLPDSFRGTYLGENCGTNYANHAKKIIANLKAEGKEIAGFIGETLISCGGQIVPPKNYFKEVYKHVRKAGGICIADEVQTGFGRMGKTFWAFELYNIMPDIVTMGKPAGNGHPLAVVACTKEIAEKFNTGMEYFNTFGGNPVSCAIGLSVLEVIEAENLQQNALKVGGYLIAGLKKLQKQFPVIGDVRGEGLFLGFELNDSDKNPLPEHATYLANRMKQLGILMSIDGPDHNVLKIKPPMVFNKAHANELLVRLKTVFTEDYMVRI
- a CDS encoding MutS-related protein, with translation MNNPSAFYKTQIEIHSQALKKLKQKLAVSSTLRLFVFIAACVGLYFFFGNAQAVLTIVFLTIVIFIYLVTKHSELQYQRDLKKALIDQNETELEVLNRVFHHLPDGEKYKNPLHFYSQDIDLFGRGSFFQYLNRTSLLSGSDFLANIFIENKIEAISEKQKAIAEISEKPEWRQRYSAIASLVKTESPASEVNDWLQQYKAFIPNWIKPLSLVFTTVSVGLIVANYFGVLSGYFTAGWLILGIIISGIFQKKVNNLTSHTSKIQSTFEQFYKLILEIENEDFSSEILSKKRNSVIQSKTKTSAVVKQFARYLDVLEQGNIMIFGTLINGFTLRNLRQCYNIEKWIKTHKDSVPAWFNSITLFDAYNSLGNFKFNHPNYIFPEINDKIPVLKVKGAGHPLLKEATMVRNDFQINSEEFFIVTGANMAGKSTFLRTVSLQIVMGNIGLPVCAEKAEYNPIKLITSMRTTDSLTDDESYFFSELKRLKFIVDEIKTDRYFIILDEILKGTNSTDKAIGSRKFVEKLVASNSTGIIATHDLSLCAAAEDLSEVKNYFFDARIENDELYFDYTFKPGICQNMNASFLLKKMQIVD
- a CDS encoding AI-2E family transporter, with the protein product MSTSKIEISGSYLIKSFLIIGGILTILYIGSGLLMPLLVAAIIAIVLDKPTEKLKQWGLPSWLAITLSVLLMIVIFSLLTWLITSQVNTMANDWPTIKEKAAGKLNNLSEWANQTLNWDYKDYLENNKRLIQKAESFGSAFLSSLMNLVSQSLLIFVYIILLLMQRDMFITFFKKLVSDSAAMGTILSNSKKIISSYLLGKGKIMVFLFAIYYLGFTLGSVPYAFFLALFAALFSIIPYVGNFIGGGIAVILSYLYAGATPALIVIGVISAAQLVENYVLTPWIIGDEIDLNPFVTVFGVILFSVLWGMVGAIISLPLIGVLKVVFQQTKGMEPYAFLIKKKGS
- a CDS encoding metal-dependent hydrolase codes for the protein MDSVTQIVLGAAVGEAVLGKKIGNKAMVLGAIAGTIPDLDVLSSHFTDTVTALEIHRGFTHSIVFAVTFGLLFGWLLSLWDKRASLKEWSWFWFLCFVTHPLLDAHTTWGTQLFWPLDLRLAYKNIFVIDPLYTLPFLVFLILAMLQKRGSIKRRKYNNLGLIVSSAYMLLTIVLKGISYTKFQSALDHQNIDYLALDTKPSPLNTILWTANVETKDAFLIGDYSFFDSKPIQFYSHPKNHEALGNLREFDKVQRLIKITQGWYTVSEKDKGIFLNDLRFGMISVDPQAEKYAFSFLIEKTGNEVTVTEEEKDTREAKKLLTDLWERIKGN
- a CDS encoding MmcQ/YjbR family DNA-binding protein; this translates as MNIEEFREYCISKKGVTESFPFGEDTLVFKVMGKMFALVGLENHPATANLKCNPERAIELREAYEGLIVPGYHMSKVHWNTVALEQNVPHNLLLELIDHSYDLVVDSLTKKLKTALKNL
- a CDS encoding YybH family protein, producing the protein MKKIILLLCLITTIHAASQTEVTDKEAIISVLRIQELAWNNNDLEGFMQGYWKSDSLKFYGSKGVTNGWQKTLDNYKKGYPSKAHTGTLKFTIDAITKIEKDSYYVMGQYHLVRDAGNANGVFMIIFRKIEGEWKIIADLSC